In Rhinoraja longicauda isolate Sanriku21f chromosome 38, sRhiLon1.1, whole genome shotgun sequence, the following are encoded in one genomic region:
- the LOC144610801 gene encoding calicin-like — MKLEFDDHKHSAFILQALNAQRQKKECCDVVINVGSHSFSAHQNILTAVSPYVKDLIYSCNIQPSDELSVTIDIDYMSPVSVEQLLEYFYTGKIIIADKNVEDLLKGAKYFMIKRLKSHCVEYLEVVLDKQNYMYTLMLAETYDLPDLAATVYIYLKEQFFDLSETKEFVECPCHILLRLVKDEDLHTADEDQVLSTILRWTNHDLEHRRGNFQKLFSNIYLNGITDELLAEVSNEELLVKNCTTCMLAIVDVLSHRKQEHINSLLQYQRKGALKDVVLVLGGQSSDGSFRNAIYAYVIDVNKWIKVCPMPYRAAALGSVCNRKYLYVTGGTNEQNASLKSAWRYDLDKSTWSKLPDLPLGLVFHSMIACNGIVYTVGGSVAPRKYISTIYRYDEKKEKWTTVGRMSVPMDCAEVVTKGDRYIYIATGRCMINDRITRVGIVDCFDTITGEVKQSLTFPIEFKHRPVVAFQGEATLAVQTHKHTIEVNLQKFKANKVAKRIPLLPNATKLEVCNAMTMIRGMVFVCGGTSATEDGNLKEYAVNKSAFLLDTKLGVWDEVAKPSEALESSACCKAKLQCKFIQKPEKPLFKTN; from the coding sequence ATGAAGCTGGAATTTGATGACCATAAGCACAGTGCCTTCATTTTGCAAGCTCTCAACGCCCAAAGGCAGAAGAAAGAGTGCTGCGATGTTGTCATCAACGTGGGCTCCCATTCGTTTTCGGCCCACCAGAACATTCTCACCGCTGTCAGTCCCTACGTCAAGGACTTAATCTACAGCTGCAATATCCAGCCGTCAGATGAGTTGTCCGTCACCATTGACATTGACTACATGAGCCCGGTATCGGTGGAACAACTGCTGGAATATTTCTACACGGGCAAGATCATCATCGCGGACAAGAATGTGGAAGATCTGCTCAAGGGCGCCAAGTACTTCATGATAAAACGTCTCAAGTCCCATTGTGTGGAGTATTTGGAGGTTGTGCTCGACAAACAGAACTACATGTACACTCTCATGCTGGCCGAGACCTACGACTTACCTGATCTGGCAGCGACCGTGTACATCTACCTGAAAGAGCAATTCTTCGACTTGAGCGAGACGAAGGAATTTGTGGAGTGCCCGTGCCACATCTTGCTCAGGCTGGTCAAGGATGAGGACCTCCACACGGCCGACGAGGACCAGGTGCTGTCCACCATACTCAGGTGGACGAACCACGACTTAGAGCACAGGAGGGGGAATTTCCAGAAGCTGTTTTCTAACATCTACCTGAATGGCATCACTGACGAGCTGCTCGCAGAGGTCAGCAACGAAGAGCTGTTGGTCAAGAACTGCACCACCTGCATGTTGGCCATAGTGGACGTGCTCAGCCACCGCAAGCAGGAGCACATCAACAGcctcttacagtaccagagaaaaGGCGCCCTGAAGGATGTTGTGCTCGTCCTGGGCGGACAAAGCAGTGATGGCAGCTTCCGCAATGCAATCTATGCCTATGTCATTGATGTGAACAAGTGGATCAAGGTTTGCCCCATGCCTTATCGAGCTGCTGCCTTGGGGTCAGTCTGTAACAGGAAATACCTGTACGTGACGGGAGGCACCAACGAGCAGAACGCCAGCCTGAAGTCGGCATGGAGGTACGACCTGGACAAAAGCacctggagcaagctgccagacctTCCACTCGGGCTGGTCTTCCACTCCATGATAGCGTGCAATGGGATAGTGTACACGGTCGGGGGGAGTGTGGCACCCAGGAAGTACATCTCCACCATTTACCGCTACGATGAGAAGAAGGAGAAGTGGACCACCGTCGGCAGGATGAGCGTCCCCATGGACTGCGCGGAGGTGGTGACTAAAGGGGACAGATACATCTACATCGCCACGGGCAGGTGCATGATCAACGATAGGATCACCAGGGTCGGCATCGTGGACTGTTTCGACACGATAACGGGCGAGGTGAAGCAGAGTTTGACTTTCCCCATAGAGTTCAAGCACAGGCCCGTGGTCGCCTTCCAAGGGGAGGCCACCCTGGCCGTGCAGACCCACAAGCACACCATCGAAGTGAACCTGCAGAAGTTCAAAGCCAACAAGGTGGCCAAGCGTATCCCCCTGCTCCCCAACGCCACCAAGCTGGAGGTGTGCAACGCCATGACCATGATCCGCGGCATGGTGTTCGTCTGTGGCGGCACCTCGGCCACGGAGGACGGCAACCTCAAGGAGTACGCCGTGAACAAGAGCGCCTTCCTGCTGGACACCAAGCTGGGAGTGTGGGACGAGGTGGCGAAGCCGTCGGAGGCGTTGGAAAGCTCCGCCTGCTGCAAGGCCAAGCTGCAGTGCAAGTTTATCCAAAAACCCGAAAAGCCCCTGTTCAAAACAAACTAG